One genomic window of uncultured delta proteobacterium includes the following:
- a CDS encoding Citrate lyase beta chain, which yields MKTRFMRRSLLYVPGSSPKMLEKALAFTEADGIILDLEDSVSPSEKANARALVCGALQKTANRAGRREIIVRLNPLASPFAFDDFAAVCPLAPDSLIITKASANTLVCADMLVAMLENKHGLPPGEIRLIPLIETAEGIEDITAILRASSRITAAQFGAEDFTRDMEVERTLESGEIAYARNRLAVACRAAGVDCLDTPYADFRDREGCERDTRYAKSIGMTGRTVIHPSLAGLTNRIFSPSPEEITRAEHIVRAFEEATDKGLGAVALDGKMIDAPVVDRARNLLKKAAGTGEGA from the coding sequence ATGAAAACACGGTTCATGCGGCGGTCGCTGCTCTACGTACCGGGCAGTTCGCCCAAAATGCTCGAAAAGGCCCTCGCCTTCACCGAGGCGGACGGCATCATCCTCGACCTTGAGGATTCGGTCAGCCCTTCGGAAAAAGCCAACGCCCGCGCGCTCGTGTGCGGCGCGCTGCAAAAAACGGCAAACCGGGCGGGGCGGCGGGAAATCATCGTCCGGCTGAATCCGCTCGCGTCGCCGTTCGCCTTTGACGATTTTGCGGCCGTCTGCCCGCTTGCGCCCGATTCGCTCATCATCACCAAAGCTTCCGCGAACACGCTCGTCTGCGCGGATATGCTGGTGGCCATGCTGGAAAACAAGCACGGCCTGCCTCCCGGCGAAATCCGCCTCATTCCCCTGATTGAAACCGCTGAAGGCATTGAGGACATCACCGCCATTCTGCGCGCGTCGTCCCGCATTACCGCCGCGCAGTTCGGCGCCGAGGATTTCACCAGGGATATGGAGGTGGAGCGGACGCTGGAGAGCGGCGAAATCGCCTATGCCCGCAACCGCCTTGCGGTAGCTTGCCGGGCGGCGGGAGTGGATTGCCTGGACACCCCCTATGCGGACTTCCGCGACCGGGAAGGCTGCGAGCGGGATACCCGGTACGCGAAATCCATAGGCATGACGGGGCGGACGGTGATCCACCCCTCCCTTGCCGGGCTGACCAACCGCATTTTCTCTCCTTCACCGGAGGAAATCACCCGGGCGGAACACATCGTCCGGGCGTTCGAGGAGGCCACGGATAAGGGACTCGGCGCCGTGGCGCTGGATGGAAAAATGATCGACGCGCCGGTTGTCGATAGAGCGCGGAATCTCTTGAAAAAAGCCGCCGGAACAGGCGAAGGCGCATAG
- a CDS encoding putative Sialic acid-binding periplasmic protein SiaP (Evidence 3 : Function proposed based on presence of conserved amino acid motif, structural feature or limited homology), which translates to MKRKWIVALCLPIVACFIVAGFGEAAAAAKKVKLIFHTPTAENAINHRASLQLKKMLEEGSNGQIQLDVYTGGTLFGGDRETIEAMQRGDATFCIIATAPYVMFEPKVAVFDIPFIFDAAADTMATMDIVEDFLTSPEGKAAMQPVFGDLPKKGIMPLAFANQGFRELTANKAVQKVADLKGIKIRTMENKYHMAAWKLLGANPTPMAFTEVFTALEQGTIDAQENPYELIYTSKFYEVQKYIVNTHHIPSVHIFACSKRVYDSLSPELQKLVSDSMEKTARWYANEAKNSLLEKEKLMVAGKATILNITPENYAEFRTTTQPVVDMVKKDVGDAIVDTMLKAVAARRK; encoded by the coding sequence ATGAAAAGGAAATGGATCGTCGCTCTTTGCCTTCCCATCGTTGCGTGCTTCATCGTTGCCGGTTTTGGCGAGGCCGCCGCGGCCGCCAAAAAAGTAAAACTCATCTTCCACACCCCGACGGCGGAAAACGCCATCAACCACCGGGCCAGCCTGCAGCTTAAGAAAATGCTGGAAGAAGGCTCCAACGGGCAGATCCAACTGGATGTGTATACCGGCGGCACGCTTTTCGGCGGCGACAGGGAAACCATCGAGGCCATGCAGCGCGGCGACGCCACGTTCTGCATCATCGCCACGGCCCCGTACGTCATGTTCGAGCCCAAGGTGGCGGTCTTCGACATCCCCTTTATTTTTGACGCCGCCGCCGACACCATGGCCACCATGGACATCGTGGAGGATTTCCTGACCTCCCCCGAAGGCAAGGCCGCAATGCAACCGGTGTTCGGCGATCTGCCCAAGAAGGGCATCATGCCGCTGGCCTTCGCCAACCAGGGCTTCCGCGAACTGACGGCCAACAAGGCCGTCCAGAAAGTCGCCGACCTCAAGGGCATCAAGATCCGGACCATGGAGAACAAATACCACATGGCCGCCTGGAAGCTGCTTGGCGCCAACCCCACCCCCATGGCCTTCACCGAGGTGTTCACCGCGCTGGAACAGGGCACCATCGACGCCCAGGAAAACCCGTACGAGCTGATCTACACGTCCAAGTTCTACGAAGTGCAGAAATACATCGTGAACACCCACCACATTCCGTCGGTTCACATTTTCGCCTGCAGCAAACGGGTGTATGACTCGCTCTCCCCCGAACTGCAGAAACTGGTGAGCGACAGTATGGAAAAGACGGCCCGCTGGTATGCGAATGAAGCCAAAAACTCCCTGCTGGAAAAGGAAAAACTCATGGTCGCGGGCAAGGCCACGATTCTCAACATCACGCCGGAAAACTACGCCGAGTTCCGCACCACGACCCAACCCGTTGTGGACATGGTGAAAAAAGACGTGGGCGACGCCATCGTGGACACTATGCTCAAAGCTGTCGCCGCCCGCAGAAAGTAG
- the sauS gene encoding Sulfoacetaldehyde dehydrogenase (acylating) — MSDQKTEKTVVDSLIERARVAQKVAEGYSQERVLELARAIALTAIGNARKWAELTMEETGLGDLQSKINRINDRPRGVMRDLLTAKTVGVIEVDEKRDLIKLGKPVGVIGAIVPMTVPETVPVIKGMNSIMGRNATVFSPHPRSKKITAIVVNEMRATMKRFGAPEDLFLCIENPTLDQSQELMRKCDLVIATGGQGLVKAAYSSGTPAYGVGTGNVVSVVEESADVAAAAEKIIGSKINDLATGCSTENSILVQKTVYGAFIKAMQANGAKLCDAGEKAKLQNVLWADGHLNGSLICRPAPVIAKAAGIAVPADCNVLMVEEDGYGPDYPFSGEKLSVVLTVYRYDGFDDAVARVNAIQAYQGAGHSCGIHSANEDHIMQFALRTKTARVMINSPQNKANAGSFKNGMPFTISLGCGTWGGNSASENITYKHYINTTWVARWHEEWVQPDDKTLFGDVLAKF; from the coding sequence ATGTCTGACCAGAAAACTGAAAAAACCGTCGTCGATTCATTGATAGAGCGCGCCCGCGTTGCCCAGAAGGTTGCGGAAGGGTACAGCCAGGAACGCGTTCTGGAACTTGCCAGGGCCATTGCCCTTACCGCCATCGGCAACGCCCGGAAATGGGCCGAGCTGACCATGGAGGAAACCGGCCTCGGTGACCTGCAGAGCAAGATCAACCGCATCAACGACCGCCCCAGGGGCGTCATGCGCGATTTGCTCACCGCCAAAACCGTGGGCGTGATCGAAGTGGATGAAAAACGCGATCTGATAAAGCTCGGCAAGCCTGTCGGCGTCATCGGGGCCATCGTGCCCATGACCGTGCCGGAAACGGTACCCGTCATCAAGGGCATGAACTCGATCATGGGCCGCAATGCCACGGTGTTTTCGCCCCACCCGCGTTCCAAAAAAATCACCGCCATCGTGGTGAACGAAATGCGGGCCACCATGAAACGGTTCGGCGCGCCCGAAGATTTGTTCCTCTGCATCGAAAACCCGACCCTGGACCAAAGCCAGGAACTGATGCGCAAGTGCGACCTTGTCATCGCCACCGGCGGCCAGGGCCTGGTCAAGGCGGCCTACAGCTCGGGTACCCCGGCCTACGGGGTGGGTACGGGCAACGTCGTCTCCGTGGTGGAGGAAAGCGCGGACGTGGCCGCTGCCGCTGAAAAAATTATCGGCAGCAAGATCAACGACCTTGCGACCGGCTGCTCCACGGAAAACTCCATCCTGGTGCAGAAGACGGTTTACGGCGCGTTCATAAAGGCCATGCAGGCCAACGGCGCGAAGCTGTGCGATGCCGGAGAAAAAGCGAAACTGCAGAACGTTCTCTGGGCCGACGGGCACCTCAACGGCAGCCTCATCTGCCGGCCCGCGCCCGTTATCGCCAAGGCCGCCGGGATAGCCGTCCCCGCTGACTGCAACGTGCTGATGGTCGAGGAAGACGGATACGGGCCGGACTATCCCTTCTCGGGAGAAAAACTGTCCGTGGTGCTGACCGTTTACAGGTACGACGGCTTTGACGACGCCGTCGCGAGAGTCAACGCCATCCAGGCCTACCAGGGCGCCGGGCACTCCTGCGGTATCCATTCCGCGAACGAAGACCACATCATGCAGTTCGCCCTGCGCACCAAAACCGCCCGCGTCATGATAAACAGCCCGCAGAACAAGGCCAACGCCGGCAGCTTCAAGAACGGCATGCCGTTTACCATTTCTCTGGGCTGCGGCACTTGGGGCGGCAACTCCGCGAGCGAAAACATCACCTACAAGCATTACATCAACACGACCTGGGTGGCCCGCTGGCACGAGGAGTGGGTCCAGCCGGACGACAAAACCCTGTTCGGCGACGTGCTCGCCAAGTTCTAG